A single window of Paenibacillus sp. FSL H8-0537 DNA harbors:
- the cmr1 gene encoding type III-B CRISPR module RAMP protein Cmr1 yields MDFNKRIQPPNPKMVRDILAKPPEKESTESFLISIVTPMFGGGEQAGKVNKERPVRESSIRGHLRFWWRATRGAFFKTVGELREREVQIFGDTSIPSNTKIRVNYVKDARYGNATNLNEQKKQVISKEWSSYALFPYSQMNGMNMLASCTFELNVQTSDQKMIKDELYPALWAWINFGGIGSRTRRGCGSLYCENFSPKLFPQYKTYEEWYKGEVARFNIDMVPSDNKREWATLPSDICVQQNEGNIIVLWRNAIEQLKSFRTYKANGKRSVWPEADALRDITGMREARHDTHPKDKGTNIAFPRAAMGLPINFQFKQDRELSRSHSDKREPYTIQLRPGGKNRLSSPLIIKSLATSETMGVGIIFQLIHPDLEALDIVVSEEWTKQNDKQLNIVKERIKKYTLTREHIYKELNYSKNPYKKINTTSAIEAFLQSEEVKQWKSETHSQKTTQSRTRTNKYPSKK; encoded by the coding sequence TGTTTGGAGGAGGGGAGCAGGCAGGAAAAGTCAACAAGGAAAGACCGGTTCGTGAATCTTCCATTCGTGGACATTTGCGCTTTTGGTGGCGGGCGACTCGGGGAGCTTTTTTCAAAACTGTAGGTGAGCTTAGGGAACGAGAGGTTCAGATTTTTGGCGACACATCAATTCCGAGTAATACCAAGATTCGGGTGAACTATGTCAAAGATGCTCGTTATGGAAATGCTACCAACTTAAATGAACAAAAAAAGCAGGTCATTAGCAAGGAATGGTCTTCATACGCACTTTTCCCTTACAGTCAAATGAATGGTATGAATATGTTAGCTTCATGTACCTTTGAATTGAATGTGCAGACTAGCGACCAAAAAATGATAAAAGATGAGCTTTATCCTGCCCTCTGGGCGTGGATTAATTTTGGAGGAATAGGCAGCAGAACAAGGCGGGGTTGCGGCAGTCTATATTGCGAAAATTTTTCTCCAAAGCTTTTTCCACAATATAAAACTTATGAAGAATGGTATAAAGGGGAAGTAGCCAGATTCAATATTGATATGGTCCCATCCGACAACAAACGGGAATGGGCGACCTTGCCTAGCGATATATGTGTTCAACAAAACGAAGGCAATATTATAGTTTTATGGAGGAATGCCATTGAGCAATTGAAATCCTTCAGGACCTACAAGGCTAACGGTAAACGGAGTGTTTGGCCGGAAGCTGATGCGTTGCGCGATATTACAGGTATGCGGGAAGCAAGGCATGATACGCACCCAAAAGATAAGGGTACTAACATTGCGTTTCCACGTGCTGCAATGGGACTACCAATTAATTTTCAATTCAAACAAGATCGTGAGCTATCCCGGTCACATTCCGACAAACGTGAACCCTACACGATACAGCTTCGTCCTGGTGGCAAAAACCGGCTTTCATCCCCGCTAATCATAAAGTCGCTTGCGACGAGTGAGACCATGGGCGTTGGGATAATCTTTCAATTAATTCATCCAGATTTGGAAGCTCTGGACATCGTTGTTTCAGAGGAATGGACCAAACAAAACGATAAACAATTAAACATAGTCAAGGAACGTATCAAAAAGTATACCCTCACACGAGAACATATTTATAAAGAGCTAAACTATTCCAAAAATCCTTATAAAAAAATAAACACAACTTCTGCAATTGAGGCATTTCTACAAAGTGAGGAGGTTAAACAGTGGAAATCGGAAACTCACAGCCAAAAGACCACACAATCTCGCACGAGAACCAACAAGTATCCCAGCAAAAAATAA
- the cas10 gene encoding type III-B CRISPR-associated protein Cas10/Cmr2: MEIGNSQPKDHTISHENQQVSQQKIMLFSIGPVQEFIAQARKTRDLWFGSHVLSEISKAAARQLVEVHKARMIFPYLNQEMLEQGVDNLIVANKVVAIVNTSNPKQVALDVRRAVTLKWLNYAKDAKEHLGTSIIGPMWDRQVKDFVEFYAVWCTLHHEDQYSETLKKAEQLMSARKTLRDFKPNEPADLLGDPKSSLDGGRESVLKLKKNGEYQRLGIKPSEYLDSISLVKRVSNRTLEEKRNFRSVCQVAFRQFTDALAQEQHQNLREQANSYIKEIVSKLKSMGMEQNKLNKFDLENAYDFFYPNRIEEAIIELMPAVRAYQMLEDNVHIQLTDTFTEKLNNLLANTSMRPTSYYALLVGDGDHMGDCLRNMKSIKQHQEFTRKLSDFASAVDTIVTEKCSGQMIYSGGDDLMAILPLHHCLKAARSIQQAFTSQMNAAVPEHIRRPTLSIGVTIVHMVEPLEQSLKLARAAEKLAKQKRNELAVHFQKRSGSEEMRVSLPFEPDPVKSIVQLQLLYKKGYISSSFAYDLRKLHTEYLQLEQVGSSIPDNELLPLLELEIRRLLLKKKTEGVPKEKVSGFVLRKIMTIFVGLSSAGESQQQPLSMLNRLAEQSILAITLKKVGETDGTYD, from the coding sequence GTGGAAATCGGAAACTCACAGCCAAAAGACCACACAATCTCGCACGAGAACCAACAAGTATCCCAGCAAAAAATAATGCTCTTCTCCATTGGTCCTGTGCAGGAATTTATTGCCCAGGCACGTAAGACGCGGGATCTGTGGTTTGGGTCGCATGTATTATCCGAGATTAGCAAGGCAGCCGCCCGTCAATTAGTGGAAGTTCACAAAGCCAGAATGATCTTCCCCTATTTAAATCAAGAAATGCTGGAACAAGGTGTTGATAACCTTATAGTTGCGAATAAAGTCGTTGCGATTGTTAATACCAGCAATCCGAAACAAGTCGCGTTGGATGTAAGACGGGCTGTGACCTTGAAATGGCTGAATTACGCTAAGGATGCCAAGGAACATCTGGGCACCAGCATCATTGGCCCCATGTGGGATAGACAAGTCAAGGATTTTGTTGAGTTTTATGCTGTGTGGTGTACTCTTCATCATGAGGATCAATATTCCGAAACGTTAAAAAAAGCAGAGCAACTTATGTCAGCACGCAAAACCTTGCGTGATTTTAAACCCAACGAACCCGCCGATTTGCTTGGTGATCCTAAATCCAGTCTGGATGGTGGAAGAGAGTCTGTTCTGAAATTAAAGAAAAATGGTGAATATCAGCGTTTAGGCATTAAGCCAAGTGAATATCTAGATTCCATTTCACTGGTTAAACGTGTTTCCAATCGCACTCTGGAAGAAAAAAGAAATTTTAGATCCGTATGCCAGGTTGCTTTTCGACAGTTTACAGATGCACTGGCTCAGGAACAGCACCAAAATCTTCGTGAGCAGGCGAACAGTTACATAAAAGAAATCGTCAGTAAACTGAAATCTATGGGGATGGAACAAAACAAACTAAATAAATTTGATTTAGAAAACGCATATGATTTCTTTTATCCGAATCGAATAGAAGAGGCCATTATAGAGCTGATGCCGGCAGTGAGGGCTTATCAAATGTTGGAAGACAACGTCCATATCCAACTGACTGATACCTTTACTGAAAAATTGAATAATTTACTCGCCAATACGAGTATGCGGCCTACATCCTATTACGCGCTGCTGGTTGGAGATGGCGACCATATGGGAGATTGCTTGCGAAATATGAAGTCGATTAAACAGCATCAGGAGTTCACACGTAAACTTTCCGATTTCGCTTCGGCTGTTGATACCATTGTTACAGAGAAATGCTCAGGGCAAATGATTTACAGCGGTGGTGACGATCTGATGGCCATTCTCCCGCTGCATCATTGTCTGAAAGCAGCACGTTCTATCCAACAAGCATTTACAAGTCAAATGAATGCAGCTGTACCTGAACATATTCGCCGCCCCACCTTATCTATTGGAGTAACCATTGTGCATATGGTGGAGCCGCTGGAACAATCGCTTAAGCTCGCGAGAGCTGCGGAGAAGCTGGCAAAACAGAAACGGAATGAACTGGCTGTTCATTTTCAAAAACGAAGCGGAAGTGAAGAAATGCGAGTTAGTCTTCCTTTTGAGCCGGATCCCGTGAAGAGCATCGTTCAGCTGCAGTTGTTATATAAAAAAGGATATATTTCATCTTCATTTGCCTATGATCTGAGAAAACTGCATACAGAATATCTCCAACTTGAGCAAGTGGGGTCAAGTATCCCGGACAATGAGCTGCTCCCATTGCTGGAGCTTGAAATTCGTCGTCTGCTTCTTAAGAAAAAAACAGAGGGAGTCCCTAAGGAAAAAGTCAGTGGATTCGTATTACGTAAAATCATGACTATTTTCGTCGGACTGTCATCAGCCGGAGAGTCTCAACAACAGCCCCTAAGCATGTTGAACCGACTTGCAGAACAAAGTATTCTCGCCATAACCCTTAAGAAAGTAGGTGAAACTGATGGAACATACGATTAA
- the cmr3 gene encoding type III-B CRISPR module-associated protein Cmr3 produces MEHTIKIQPLDPLMIRDGRPFGKTAGARAHTLDTVTPGVVAGTLRSLLRQEILNKDISVSTNKKGSPVSQITVRGPLYTLGESVYFPMPQDVGFYEPDASDQGAVTFLRRPVEEKEHQDEMGFGFLGTGVTGLHEDKLWPVQMPVELLKPLKSPPAYISADLMIRWLCDELNEEQWSKKVDSWGSTKQSSSFIEAFPKEIRTHTAIDETTYTAKDKQLFSTESLVLPPDLSFIAKFKTPEWLELTKDINQLHSFGGKRRLAHFQELTSTDCSEDIWTCPDAILQAVEKQTVTQQTTYLRMVLATPAFFSKGWIPGWLDEHLESTDKLKLDHQEQCPPLVKLKLRWACVPHWNAVSGWSYGAKKPKAVRRMAPAGSVYFFEVLEGDPVEFVRKFWLQSMSDRDRRLAFFDKEDGYGLATWGIWTPQKSKEDTQ; encoded by the coding sequence ATGGAACATACGATTAAGATTCAACCACTTGATCCACTTATGATCCGTGATGGACGGCCTTTTGGCAAAACAGCAGGTGCCCGTGCACACACATTAGATACAGTTACTCCGGGGGTAGTAGCTGGAACACTACGAAGCTTGTTAAGGCAGGAAATTCTAAACAAGGATATATCAGTTTCCACAAATAAGAAAGGTTCCCCTGTTTCCCAAATAACTGTGCGCGGACCATTGTATACACTCGGGGAGAGTGTGTATTTCCCAATGCCCCAGGATGTGGGATTTTACGAACCCGATGCTTCTGATCAAGGAGCTGTGACTTTTTTGAGGAGGCCTGTCGAGGAAAAAGAACATCAAGATGAAATGGGATTTGGGTTTCTGGGCACAGGTGTAACCGGACTTCATGAAGACAAGCTTTGGCCTGTTCAGATGCCCGTAGAATTATTGAAACCTCTTAAATCACCTCCAGCCTACATTTCAGCGGATCTGATGATTAGATGGTTGTGTGATGAACTTAATGAGGAGCAGTGGAGTAAGAAGGTTGATTCCTGGGGATCGACAAAGCAAAGTAGCAGTTTTATTGAAGCGTTCCCTAAGGAAATTCGTACACACACGGCTATAGATGAAACAACTTATACGGCTAAAGATAAACAGCTATTCTCGACAGAGTCTCTTGTATTGCCCCCAGATTTATCGTTTATTGCCAAATTCAAAACACCGGAGTGGCTTGAGCTTACGAAAGATATTAATCAGTTACATTCATTTGGAGGTAAACGTCGGCTTGCCCATTTTCAAGAGTTAACTAGTACAGATTGTTCAGAAGATATCTGGACATGTCCCGATGCTATTTTACAAGCAGTAGAGAAACAGACTGTAACGCAACAAACCACCTATTTACGCATGGTGTTGGCTACACCTGCATTCTTCTCTAAAGGGTGGATACCTGGCTGGTTGGATGAGCATCTGGAATCAACGGACAAGCTGAAGCTTGATCACCAAGAACAATGCCCTCCGCTGGTTAAACTTAAGCTTCGTTGGGCCTGTGTTCCGCATTGGAATGCGGTATCCGGCTGGAGCTACGGAGCTAAGAAACCCAAGGCTGTGAGAAGGATGGCACCAGCTGGAAGTGTCTACTTTTTTGAAGTGCTGGAGGGGGATCCTGTGGAATTCGTCAGGAAATTTTGGCTGCAATCGATGTCAGACAGGGATCGTCGGCTTGCTTTTTTTGATAAGGAAGACGGTTATGGACTGGCTACATGGGGCATCTGGACCCCGCAGAAATCCAAGGAGGATACCCAATGA
- the cmr4 gene encoding type III-B CRISPR module RAMP protein Cmr4, protein MKTDNVIYMLHCMTPVHVGAGQGVGAIDMPMIREKVTQWPYIPGSSIKGVHRDYFRNNAGLSSDAYVNIAFGKESSGSDTDGGAAGALVMSDARILVFPVASGHGTFAYVTCPLVLKRLHRDLKATHMDMPGIHNILDKVNLLQKTALVHEDSKLLFQAEGTNSGSSTDTLSLDEFKFEAEKNPEFTEWASSLAKQIFPEDDTISQTMLTERIVLVSDEAFQYFVTMCSEIVPRIRMDTNTKTVGQGALWNEEYLPAEAILYGIIWCDTSLSGKSSLKNQDENLLSKLPDQAFLQIGGNATVGKGRVRCNYIQRGAAK, encoded by the coding sequence ATGAAAACAGATAATGTGATCTATATGCTGCATTGCATGACTCCGGTTCATGTTGGAGCAGGGCAAGGTGTTGGTGCAATTGATATGCCAATGATTCGAGAAAAAGTGACTCAGTGGCCATACATCCCCGGTTCAAGTATCAAGGGTGTGCATCGAGATTATTTCCGTAACAATGCTGGGCTATCTTCTGATGCTTATGTGAATATAGCTTTTGGAAAAGAAAGCTCTGGGAGTGATACGGACGGTGGCGCTGCAGGTGCGCTAGTGATGTCGGATGCCAGAATATTGGTCTTCCCTGTGGCGAGCGGTCATGGCACATTTGCGTATGTGACTTGTCCACTTGTTCTTAAGCGGCTGCATCGTGACTTAAAGGCTACCCATATGGACATGCCGGGAATTCACAATATTCTCGATAAAGTTAATCTTCTACAGAAAACCGCGCTTGTTCATGAAGACAGCAAGCTGTTATTTCAGGCAGAGGGGACAAATAGCGGCTCTTCAACGGATACATTGTCTCTGGATGAGTTTAAGTTTGAAGCTGAAAAAAATCCTGAATTTACGGAATGGGCATCCTCTCTGGCAAAGCAAATCTTTCCTGAAGATGATACCATTTCACAAACGATGTTAACTGAGCGAATTGTGTTGGTTAGCGACGAAGCATTTCAATATTTTGTAACAATGTGCAGTGAGATTGTACCCCGTATTCGAATGGATACCAACACAAAAACCGTTGGGCAGGGTGCATTGTGGAATGAAGAATATTTGCCAGCGGAAGCCATTCTATATGGAATCATATGGTGCGACACCAGTTTGAGTGGAAAAAGCAGTTTGAAAAATCAGGATGAAAATTTGTTATCAAAGCTTCCTGATCAAGCATTTCTCCAAATCGGTGGCAATGCTACTGTTGGCAAAGGGCGTGTACGTTGCAACTATATCCAGAGAGGTGCAGCCAAATGA
- the cmr5 gene encoding type III-B CRISPR module-associated protein Cmr5, with the protein MKSITHTYAVQALNSIRNVQMKEHEKYSKDYGRLCISFPSMVQVNGLRLTVAFFQSKSVKEPCHADFINDLGKALDTDLFSDLPSGVTEYGKLTKHSLDAAVWFKRYAEAILKVDAAEMAED; encoded by the coding sequence ATGAAATCCATCACACATACCTATGCCGTTCAAGCTCTAAACAGCATACGCAACGTACAGATGAAGGAGCACGAAAAATACAGCAAAGACTATGGGAGATTGTGTATTTCTTTCCCTTCCATGGTACAGGTTAACGGACTGCGCTTAACCGTTGCTTTTTTTCAAAGTAAATCTGTTAAGGAGCCTTGTCATGCCGATTTTATAAATGATCTGGGGAAAGCCCTTGATACTGATCTATTTTCAGATTTGCCATCCGGGGTTACAGAATACGGAAAGCTGACCAAACATTCGCTGGATGCAGCGGTCTGGTTTAAACGATATGCAGAAGCTATTCTGAAAGTGGATGCGGCTGAAATGGCAGAAGACTAA
- the cmr6 gene encoding type III-B CRISPR module RAMP protein Cmr6 gives MNVYLALSKGFGLESGRSDSPNLLNIIQSSQDTGSAKTRFYQDVIRQSKEKWASPLYQKGYKLRYDQMKEALVGSLSSNRIITLEMENVSPMVVGHGGVSVLETSLMLHRTYGVPYIPGSTLKGLTAQYCRRLLGVDNPLFQEGQPYYTALFGSTSNAGYIEFHDAWITPDSLASSLLLDVLTPHHQKYNSIRPDNKQNYADFAPRDDDDPVPIPFLAVRGQFRIMLTCPDHALPEDHAEQWLSIAQEILMHALEKEGVGGKTNAGYGIMRLKKGEG, from the coding sequence ATGAATGTATATCTGGCACTTTCGAAAGGATTTGGGCTTGAATCCGGTCGCTCCGACTCCCCGAACCTTTTGAATATTATTCAAAGTTCCCAGGACACGGGTAGCGCCAAAACAAGGTTTTATCAAGACGTCATTCGTCAGTCTAAAGAAAAGTGGGCATCTCCCTTATACCAGAAGGGCTATAAACTCCGTTATGATCAAATGAAGGAGGCCTTGGTGGGAAGTTTGTCTTCTAATCGTATAATTACGTTGGAAATGGAGAACGTTTCTCCAATGGTTGTCGGTCACGGAGGTGTATCAGTGCTCGAAACGTCGCTGATGCTGCACCGCACCTACGGTGTTCCCTATATCCCGGGCAGTACTCTGAAAGGGTTAACAGCCCAGTACTGTCGTCGCCTTCTTGGTGTAGATAATCCTTTGTTTCAAGAGGGACAGCCCTATTACACAGCTTTATTCGGATCAACATCCAACGCTGGATATATTGAATTCCATGATGCGTGGATCACGCCGGACAGCCTAGCCTCCTCCTTGTTGTTGGACGTTCTGACCCCTCATCATCAGAAGTACAATTCAATTCGACCAGACAATAAGCAAAACTATGCTGATTTCGCTCCGCGTGATGACGATGATCCTGTACCGATTCCGTTTCTCGCTGTGAGAGGTCAGTTCCGCATTATGCTCACTTGTCCGGATCATGCTTTGCCAGAGGATCATGCAGAGCAATGGCTGTCGATCGCCCAAGAGATTTTGATGCATGCACTTGAGAAAGAGGGCGTCGGGGGGAAAACAAATGCTGGATACGGCATAATGCGATTAAAAAAGGGGGAGGGGTAG
- a CDS encoding DUF6602 domain-containing protein, translating to MAKNKKQAKSEEQVEKDIKKEEQEIIREIGQNYVQLEKSISSQLRVSIKKHHVTNGTFREDIWKTLFEQIIPRKFTIEQSVFIIDSNGKVSKEVDLAIFDEQYTPYIFRLGRIKYVPIEAVAVVVQCKSNNVTGKKNLQNLTEWAASITKLRTSLKSISRMHAYMALGEYAYEVNKDGESLNLGDGKSLTQTSTRPIQILCHIRDKSANDFIEPFDINICPDENGDRLKVKISSDLKTLPAWYDKLNHVNDQKYKNIREPFKVDNQSKDFNDVLKIDNYRVYGGAEGEKEEISLLSLTFQLNQLLMLINNPILFPHMAYVKMFNDEFEPSDAGANVKLT from the coding sequence ATGGCTAAAAATAAAAAACAAGCCAAGTCAGAGGAACAAGTGGAAAAGGATATTAAGAAAGAAGAGCAAGAAATTATCCGTGAGATTGGTCAAAATTATGTTCAATTGGAGAAGAGTATTTCCAGCCAACTGCGTGTAAGCATCAAAAAGCATCACGTAACCAATGGTACATTTCGTGAAGATATATGGAAGACACTTTTTGAGCAGATTATCCCTCGCAAATTTACGATTGAACAGTCCGTATTCATTATTGATTCCAATGGAAAAGTATCCAAGGAAGTTGATCTGGCTATTTTTGATGAACAGTATACCCCCTATATTTTTCGCCTGGGCCGTATTAAATATGTTCCGATTGAGGCTGTTGCTGTTGTCGTACAGTGCAAAAGCAACAATGTAACAGGAAAAAAGAACCTCCAGAATTTAACCGAATGGGCTGCAAGTATAACTAAACTGAGAACGTCGTTAAAATCAATTTCTAGGATGCATGCCTATATGGCTTTGGGCGAATATGCCTATGAAGTCAATAAAGATGGCGAGAGCTTGAATCTTGGAGATGGAAAATCTCTAACACAAACATCCACTCGTCCGATTCAAATTCTATGTCATATTCGGGACAAAAGTGCCAACGATTTCATTGAGCCTTTTGACATCAATATCTGCCCTGATGAGAACGGTGATCGCTTGAAAGTCAAAATCTCTTCGGACTTGAAAACACTACCTGCTTGGTACGATAAATTGAATCATGTGAATGATCAGAAATATAAAAACATTAGAGAGCCGTTTAAAGTGGACAATCAATCGAAAGATTTCAACGACGTTTTGAAAATTGATAATTACCGTGTCTATGGTGGAGCAGAAGGCGAAAAGGAAGAGATTTCCCTGCTTTCACTTACGTTTCAATTAAATCAATTACTTATGCTTATAAATAATCCAATTTTGTTCCCTCATATGGCTTATGTGAAAATGTTTAATGATGAGTTTGAACCGTCTGATGCAGGTGCGAATGTGAAGCTCACATGA
- a CDS encoding DUF6713 family protein, with product MPDFLLVLFLFNLSLFLLHEMDAIRHSEWRLFIFLKDMEDAKAYKVFTFIHLPMYTIILALLFSDYQTVTFWVLDLFFIIHAILHLFFEKHPRNGFKNTFSRAFIYPMGIIAAIHLLLMVME from the coding sequence ATGCCCGATTTTTTGCTTGTGCTATTTTTGTTCAATCTATCTTTATTTCTGCTCCACGAAATGGATGCGATCCGCCATTCGGAATGGCGATTGTTTATCTTCCTTAAGGATATGGAGGATGCGAAAGCCTATAAGGTGTTCACCTTTATTCATCTTCCGATGTACACGATCATACTCGCTCTGCTATTCAGCGATTATCAGACGGTTACGTTTTGGGTGCTGGATTTGTTTTTTATCATCCATGCTATTTTGCATCTCTTTTTTGAAAAGCATCCGCGCAATGGCTTCAAAAATACGTTCTCGCGCGCCTTTATTTATCCAATGGGGATAATTGCGGCGATTCATTTATTGCTGATGGTTATGGAGTGA
- a CDS encoding HAMP domain-containing sensor histidine kinase has protein sequence MLFVLIALWGIALILMLSDPRSVVSRRLSGVPFTGGAGAMSVVLDERIIPYVSQHYMNETADQLLYMLQAFCSLLSYYGLPYTFLLFALAYRPIDRLQPYERVLPLLLFIPIAACLLFTPGYMETYPITFTVVVWWAVPYVAVGAVNILLKNPGYLAQARRHWIVCTSVLTPVLFSATMNYVLPSLGFLRMWVYNTWFVGIGALVFVVGLFTYGFLGVRVFIDRRRLDSTLRAVTSGTAILNHAIKNDVGKMRLFGEKMRAYAASTNQEELLADAETMLRTTRHIQEMIGRVHHGTEDLALKPTQEELGELLLMTLEPYKLLAEGVHFTSSLPDGWSCMIDRAQVTEALGNLISNAIEAMDGKGALSLIMKETKRDIMIEVRDTGPGMDRTQTAKAFEPFYTTKRGGSTNFGLGLPYAYHVMRKHGGSLHIQSRIGAGTLVSMIFKKKAIQARHVSGADSASGHKESER, from the coding sequence GTGTTATTTGTCCTAATTGCCTTATGGGGAATTGCTTTGATTTTGATGCTGTCCGACCCACGTTCGGTTGTGAGCAGGCGGCTTAGCGGGGTACCTTTTACGGGCGGAGCCGGGGCGATGTCTGTCGTGCTGGATGAGCGAATTATTCCTTATGTAAGTCAACATTATATGAATGAAACGGCTGACCAACTGTTGTACATGCTGCAAGCCTTTTGCTCGCTGCTGTCCTACTACGGCTTGCCGTACACCTTCCTGCTGTTTGCCCTAGCGTATCGTCCAATTGACCGTTTGCAGCCTTATGAGCGTGTATTGCCGCTGCTGCTGTTTATTCCGATTGCGGCCTGTCTGCTGTTTACACCGGGCTACATGGAAACGTATCCGATTACATTTACAGTTGTTGTCTGGTGGGCTGTGCCTTATGTAGCGGTCGGAGCTGTGAATATTTTATTGAAAAATCCGGGCTATTTGGCTCAAGCAAGACGCCACTGGATCGTATGCACATCGGTGCTGACTCCGGTGCTGTTTAGCGCAACGATGAATTATGTACTGCCAAGCCTCGGCTTCCTGCGGATGTGGGTGTACAATACCTGGTTTGTCGGCATAGGGGCGCTCGTTTTTGTTGTAGGTCTGTTTACCTACGGATTTCTGGGGGTGCGTGTATTTATCGACCGTCGCCGTCTGGATTCGACACTGCGAGCGGTTACATCAGGTACGGCTATTCTCAATCATGCGATTAAAAATGATGTCGGAAAAATGCGGCTCTTCGGCGAGAAGATGCGCGCTTACGCGGCATCCACGAACCAGGAGGAGCTGCTTGCCGATGCGGAGACGATGCTGCGGACGACGCGGCACATCCAGGAAATGATTGGCCGTGTCCATCATGGCACCGAGGATTTGGCGCTGAAGCCTACGCAGGAAGAGCTTGGGGAACTGCTGCTCATGACGCTTGAGCCGTATAAGCTGCTTGCCGAAGGCGTTCATTTTACAAGCAGCCTGCCTGATGGCTGGAGCTGTATGATTGACCGCGCGCAGGTTACCGAAGCTCTCGGCAATTTGATTTCGAACGCCATTGAAGCGATGGATGGCAAAGGCGCGCTGAGTCTTATAATGAAAGAGACGAAACGCGATATCATGATAGAGGTGCGCGATACGGGGCCGGGTATGGATCGTACGCAGACGGCCAAAGCGTTCGAGCCCTTTTATACGACCAAACGCGGGGGCAGTACGAATTTCGGCCTTGGCCTGCCATATGCGTATCATGTGATGCGCAAGCATGGCGGCTCTTTGCATATTCAGAGCAGGATAGGAGCAGGAACGCTCGTATCGATGATATTCAAGAAAAAGGCGATTCAGGCGCGGCACGTATCGGGGGCCGATTCTGCATCCGGGCACAAAGAGTCAGAGAGATAA
- a CDS encoding response regulator transcription factor, with protein MDNIQVWIVEDDKDWLRGLKAFLAAQPNIEVVFTSDNPQEVRDALAGERKAPDVVLMDIMLGDEPAGIELAEATAMSTGARVIMLTSMEEKELILQAFQVGAIDYQIKSDFESLPAAIAAAAKRQSPISAAAAEQMREEFRRLKQLERDFEVKKVRDLITPAELQLLELVDQGYSQSQMADKLFVSIRTVKNHINHILKKLQLGGSKEAAQQVKALGLLEKENKDGNGTT; from the coding sequence ATGGATAACATACAAGTATGGATTGTGGAGGACGACAAAGATTGGCTGCGCGGGCTAAAAGCTTTTCTAGCGGCCCAGCCGAACATTGAAGTCGTATTCACTTCGGATAATCCGCAGGAAGTACGGGATGCGCTCGCGGGCGAGCGCAAGGCGCCAGATGTCGTGCTAATGGATATTATGCTTGGTGATGAGCCTGCCGGCATTGAGCTGGCGGAGGCGACGGCGATGTCGACGGGAGCAAGGGTCATTATGCTGACGTCGATGGAGGAGAAGGAGCTGATTTTGCAAGCTTTTCAGGTGGGGGCGATCGATTACCAGATCAAATCCGACTTTGAATCGCTGCCTGCGGCAATAGCGGCGGCGGCAAAGCGCCAGTCTCCGATCAGTGCGGCGGCGGCGGAGCAGATGCGCGAGGAATTCCGCAGGCTGAAGCAGCTGGAGCGGGATTTTGAAGTGAAGAAGGTGCGCGATCTGATTACGCCTGCGGAGCTGCAATTGCTGGAGCTGGTCGATCAAGGCTATTCGCAGTCGCAAATGGCAGATAAGCTGTTCGTTTCCATTCGAACGGTCAAAAACCATATTAACCATATACTGAAGAAGCTGCAGCTGGGCGGCTCGAAAGAGGCTGCGCAGCAGGTGAAAGCGCTTGGTCTATTAGAAAAAGAAAATAAGGATGGAAATGGTACCACGTAA